One stretch of Muribaculum intestinale DNA includes these proteins:
- a CDS encoding 4-alpha-glucanotransferase: MKLNFNIDYRTSWGEWLYIVGTCPALGGGNEEAARKLEMDGVGRWTFEIDLPDDTGEFEYRYIVRHDNGYVRREWGAPHRFVPGIDIPGYEIYDHWSDQPVEKSYYSSVFTECMNRRDNRDLLLPVTGGTVTIDVEAPMVASDEVVAICGDDETLGAWNPDGALVMNDHDFPRWTASIDLREVSLPFRYKFVILDRATHELKAWEGGDNRVMNIVPAHKHDALMVLGQRMVNPRPAWRCAGVAIPTFSVRTEEDFGVGDFFDLMKMVDWAVATGQKFLQILPINDTTMTHTWTDSYPYNACSTFALHPMYMRLEQLGRLSDKGRMQYYEDLRRELNASPTVEYERVNNAKNEYMREIFAEQGRDTLDSESFREFCRINGDWLRPYAAFCVLRDINGTPDFSKWGNYAVYDAAMVEEFMAAHKEDVDFVCYVQYHLDRQMRAVHDYARSKGVAFKGDIPIGISRDSADAWINPRLYNMDCQAGAPPDDFSVLGQNWGFPTYNWEEMARDGFAWWKARFRKMADYFDAYRIDHVLGFFRIWQIPMDAVHGLLGIFNPAMPFTPDELRHNYDFWINVDMQTRPFICDYFLYDFFGEYTDEARKRFLLDSGYERYSLRPEFDTQRKVADYFAAEEKNDKNNRLCNALLGLIDEVLFIEDPYEKGKYHPRIAAQNTYAYRSLTDYEKWCFNRLYNDFYYRRHNDFWYGKAMWKLPPLLDATSMLTCAEDLGMIPDCVPAVMDRLQMLSLEIQRMPKDPQARFGNTWGYPYLSVCTTSTHDMGGIRQWWEEDREVTQCYFNDVLGEQGAAPMYAEPWICEKILALNLKSPSMLAIFPLQDWLSMSGELRRQDPREELINIPANPRHYWRYRMHLTAEALIEAGDFNRLVSDKIKESAR, translated from the coding sequence ATGAAATTAAACTTCAACATCGACTACCGCACCAGCTGGGGCGAGTGGCTCTACATAGTAGGGACATGCCCGGCTCTCGGAGGCGGAAATGAAGAGGCTGCCCGAAAACTTGAAATGGACGGCGTAGGGCGCTGGACATTTGAAATAGACCTTCCTGATGATACCGGGGAGTTTGAATACCGCTACATCGTGCGCCACGACAACGGCTACGTGCGCCGCGAATGGGGCGCACCTCACCGCTTTGTGCCCGGGATTGATATACCGGGATATGAGATTTACGACCACTGGAGCGATCAGCCAGTCGAAAAATCATATTATTCCTCGGTATTTACCGAGTGCATGAACCGCCGCGACAACCGCGACCTGCTGTTGCCCGTCACCGGCGGGACTGTCACTATCGATGTCGAGGCCCCTATGGTGGCTTCCGATGAAGTAGTGGCCATATGCGGCGATGACGAGACGCTTGGCGCCTGGAATCCGGACGGTGCCCTTGTAATGAATGACCATGATTTCCCCCGCTGGACGGCAAGCATCGACCTGCGTGAGGTGTCGTTGCCCTTCAGATACAAGTTTGTGATTCTCGACCGCGCCACTCATGAACTGAAGGCCTGGGAGGGTGGCGACAACAGAGTGATGAACATTGTGCCCGCCCACAAGCATGATGCCCTGATGGTGCTCGGACAGCGTATGGTCAACCCCCGTCCGGCATGGCGTTGCGCCGGTGTGGCCATACCTACATTCTCCGTGCGCACAGAGGAGGATTTCGGTGTGGGCGATTTCTTCGACCTTATGAAGATGGTCGACTGGGCAGTGGCTACAGGGCAGAAGTTCCTTCAGATACTCCCTATCAACGATACCACAATGACCCATACGTGGACCGACTCTTATCCCTACAACGCCTGCTCTACTTTTGCGCTTCATCCCATGTATATGCGTCTGGAGCAGCTCGGACGTCTTAGCGACAAAGGACGTATGCAATACTACGAAGACCTTCGCCGCGAGCTCAACGCAAGTCCCACGGTGGAGTACGAGCGTGTCAACAACGCCAAAAACGAATACATGCGCGAAATTTTTGCCGAACAGGGCCGTGACACACTCGACAGCGAATCGTTCCGGGAATTCTGCCGTATCAACGGCGACTGGCTGCGTCCGTATGCCGCGTTCTGTGTGCTGCGCGACATCAACGGCACTCCCGATTTCAGCAAGTGGGGCAACTATGCCGTATACGATGCCGCTATGGTCGAGGAGTTTATGGCCGCGCATAAGGAGGATGTCGACTTTGTGTGCTACGTGCAGTATCATCTTGACCGGCAGATGCGTGCCGTCCACGATTATGCCCGTTCGAAGGGTGTGGCCTTCAAGGGCGACATACCTATCGGCATATCGCGCGACAGCGCCGATGCATGGATAAATCCGCGTCTCTATAATATGGACTGCCAGGCCGGCGCGCCGCCGGATGATTTCTCGGTGCTTGGCCAAAACTGGGGATTCCCTACCTACAACTGGGAGGAGATGGCCCGCGACGGATTTGCATGGTGGAAGGCGCGTTTCCGCAAGATGGCCGATTATTTCGACGCTTACCGCATCGACCATGTGCTTGGATTCTTCCGTATATGGCAGATACCGATGGATGCCGTCCACGGGCTGCTCGGCATATTTAATCCGGCGATGCCTTTCACGCCCGACGAGCTGCGCCACAACTACGACTTCTGGATTAATGTGGATATGCAGACCAGACCGTTTATCTGCGACTACTTCCTCTACGATTTCTTCGGAGAATACACTGACGAAGCCCGCAAGCGATTCCTGCTCGACTCCGGCTATGAACGCTACAGTCTGCGTCCGGAGTTTGACACCCAGCGCAAGGTGGCCGACTACTTTGCCGCAGAGGAGAAGAATGACAAGAACAACCGTCTGTGCAATGCTCTGCTTGGCCTGATTGACGAGGTATTGTTTATCGAAGACCCGTATGAGAAGGGCAAGTACCACCCGCGTATTGCCGCGCAGAACACATATGCCTACCGCTCGCTTACCGACTATGAGAAGTGGTGCTTCAACCGTCTGTACAATGATTTCTACTACAGGCGCCACAACGATTTCTGGTACGGCAAGGCCATGTGGAAGCTCCCTCCGCTGCTCGACGCCACATCGATGCTTACCTGCGCCGAGGATCTCGGCATGATTCCCGACTGTGTGCCCGCCGTTATGGACCGACTGCAGATGCTGTCGCTTGAGATACAGCGTATGCCTAAGGATCCGCAAGCCAGATTCGGCAACACATGGGGATATCCGTATCTGTCGGTATGCACTACATCTACCCACGATATGGGCGGCATACGACAGTGGTGGGAAGAAGACCGGGAAGTGACACAGTGCTATTTCAACGATGTGCTCGGAGAGCAGGGGGCGGCTCCGATGTACGCCGAGCCGTGGATATGCGAGAAGATACTGGCGCTCAATCTCAAGTCGCCGTCGATGCTTGCCATATTCCCCCTTCAGGACTGGCTGTCGATGTCGGGCGAGCTTCGCCGTCAGGACCCGCGCGAGGAACTGATAAATATTCCGGCCAATCCGCGCCACTATTGGCGTTATCGTATGCACCTCACTGCGGAAGCCCTGATTGAGGCCGGCGACTTCAACCGCCTTGTCAGCGACAAAATAAAGGAATCGGCCCGATAG
- a CDS encoding family 20 glycosylhydrolase, with translation MKHIITLILAVMAMSVRIAASVEQSLSLIPQPREIKWIGQTATLPEDTVPEIRIAAGTIAGYDSPEAYRITITPDNISIDANSGQGAVWARQTLRQLRYPDGTYPRVQIVDAPEFPIRGFMYDDGRNFAGIGRIKIYIDLMSAYKLNVFQWHLTDKPAWRIECRAYPRLNDGRFQRPGRDQGKFYTYDEIRDVIEYARQRGITVIPEIDMPGHSDYFQTTFGIPMDSGEGMNILEDCIDEFCREIPAESCPYIHIGSDEVHINDAGGFMRWAQDVIGRHGRRALVWDPGLPADSLTIRQFWREGRPNDLEYPKGVPFVDSGMGYLNNYDPLLSPFKIYFHPLCGTGSSDRHRLGGIICLWNDVRVADKNLTAIHNGMPGGIMAFSERAWRGGDIATCDHGPYGTVIPRHDEAGMKGFEEFQKRMANHKERFLKKEMSYWTPLHASEWHVEITGDSISRKFTAYGDVLDLDALCASHGISAAAPVTCRISRDIVSDTDTVRYFKIGFEAPARSNRNSDGVAAIGKWPNFGEVTVNGVPVAPPHWKEPGAYRYHYNTWARLEEELPYTDEQLYWMRDPVPVTLNKGKNTVTLTLRRHFKGQHFQAAFIEAPM, from the coding sequence ATGAAACACATTATCACACTAATTCTGGCTGTCATGGCCATGTCCGTAAGAATCGCCGCTTCAGTCGAGCAGAGTCTTTCTCTGATTCCACAGCCACGGGAGATAAAGTGGATTGGCCAAACAGCCACACTCCCGGAAGATACCGTGCCTGAAATCAGAATCGCAGCCGGAACAATCGCGGGATACGATTCGCCGGAAGCATATAGAATCACAATAACTCCGGACAACATATCAATAGATGCCAACAGCGGACAAGGCGCTGTCTGGGCCCGACAGACATTGAGACAGCTCAGATATCCGGACGGCACATATCCCCGGGTACAGATAGTCGATGCTCCCGAATTTCCGATACGTGGATTTATGTATGACGACGGACGCAACTTTGCCGGTATCGGACGTATCAAAATTTATATTGACCTTATGTCGGCCTATAAGCTCAACGTATTCCAGTGGCACCTGACCGACAAACCTGCCTGGCGTATAGAATGCAGAGCATACCCACGGCTCAACGATGGCAGATTCCAGCGGCCGGGCCGGGACCAGGGCAAGTTCTACACATACGATGAAATACGCGATGTGATTGAATATGCACGCCAGCGAGGCATAACGGTCATACCCGAAATCGACATGCCCGGCCACAGCGACTACTTCCAGACAACATTCGGAATACCGATGGACAGCGGGGAAGGCATGAATATACTTGAGGACTGTATTGACGAATTCTGTCGTGAGATTCCGGCTGAATCATGCCCGTATATACATATCGGGTCAGATGAAGTACATATCAATGATGCCGGGGGGTTCATGAGATGGGCGCAGGATGTCATCGGCCGGCATGGACGCCGTGCGCTTGTTTGGGATCCGGGACTACCAGCCGACAGCCTGACCATACGCCAGTTCTGGAGAGAAGGGCGGCCGAACGATCTGGAATACCCAAAAGGTGTGCCGTTTGTCGATTCCGGGATGGGATACCTTAACAACTATGACCCGCTGCTCTCACCGTTCAAGATATATTTCCACCCATTGTGTGGAACCGGAAGCTCCGACCGGCACAGACTTGGAGGTATCATATGCCTCTGGAATGATGTGCGTGTGGCCGACAAAAACCTTACCGCAATACACAACGGTATGCCCGGAGGCATTATGGCATTCAGCGAAAGAGCATGGCGTGGCGGCGACATCGCCACATGCGACCACGGCCCTTACGGCACAGTCATACCCCGGCATGACGAGGCCGGCATGAAAGGGTTCGAAGAGTTCCAGAAGCGGATGGCCAACCACAAAGAACGCTTTCTGAAAAAAGAAATGTCATACTGGACACCTTTACATGCGTCGGAATGGCATGTGGAGATAACCGGTGATTCAATCAGCCGGAAATTCACGGCATACGGCGATGTGCTCGATCTCGATGCGCTGTGTGCGTCTCATGGCATATCAGCAGCGGCGCCTGTCACATGCCGCATAAGCCGAGACATCGTAAGCGACACTGATACGGTACGTTATTTCAAGATAGGATTCGAGGCCCCGGCCCGATCCAACCGCAACTCCGATGGTGTTGCAGCCATTGGAAAATGGCCGAACTTCGGCGAGGTGACTGTAAACGGAGTTCCCGTCGCTCCTCCTCACTGGAAAGAGCCCGGTGCATACCGTTACCATTATAATACCTGGGCGAGACTCGAAGAGGAACTCCCATATACAGATGAACAATTATACTGGATGCGCGACCCTGTTCCCGTCACCCTTAACAAAGGTAAAAATACAGTAACGCTTACTCTGCGCCGACATTTCAAAGGACAACATTTTCAGGCCGCTTTTATCGAAGCGCCGATGTAA
- a CDS encoding DMT family transporter has protein sequence MIQISNKTKGYICAAVAACTYGINPLLTLPLYARGMNADSVLFFRYGFAGLMLLGLMLVMHKPLRLPRRQIPMMIVAAILMALSSLLLFEAYNYMDVGIASTLLFVYPVMVAIINTIFYRERLSAVTISAIAMATAGIMLLYEGDGTATLNITGTALVLLAALSYSIYMVAVNRTSLCKVESMALTFYSVGIGIVVFIAGMAWNGFTPVTGALGWTCVLSLALFPTIISLVTMVIAIHNIGSTPTAILGALEPVTALVIGVCVFGERLSFGACVGIVLVVGSVTMLIAARPAARLVKQFIHSHHFHLLHHNHTAG, from the coding sequence ATGATACAGATTTCAAACAAGACAAAAGGATACATTTGCGCCGCAGTCGCGGCCTGCACCTATGGCATCAACCCGTTGCTGACCCTGCCGCTCTATGCGCGCGGCATGAATGCCGACAGTGTGCTATTCTTCCGCTACGGATTTGCAGGCCTGATGCTCTTGGGCCTGATGCTGGTGATGCACAAGCCTCTACGATTGCCCCGCCGGCAGATTCCGATGATGATAGTGGCGGCAATACTGATGGCGTTGTCATCACTGCTGCTATTCGAGGCCTACAATTATATGGATGTGGGGATAGCCTCCACACTGCTGTTTGTATATCCTGTGATGGTGGCCATAATCAATACGATATTCTACCGCGAGCGACTATCGGCTGTCACCATATCGGCTATAGCGATGGCTACCGCCGGCATCATGCTGCTGTACGAGGGCGACGGCACTGCCACGCTTAATATCACCGGTACCGCTCTTGTGTTGCTTGCCGCCCTGTCGTATTCCATATATATGGTGGCCGTCAACCGCACAAGCCTATGCAAAGTAGAGTCGATGGCGCTTACGTTCTATTCCGTAGGGATAGGCATAGTGGTATTCATTGCCGGCATGGCATGGAACGGATTCACTCCAGTGACCGGTGCGCTGGGTTGGACATGTGTGCTGTCGCTGGCACTGTTCCCCACCATAATATCGCTTGTTACAATGGTAATCGCCATCCACAATATAGGCTCGACTCCGACAGCTATACTTGGCGCACTCGAGCCAGTGACGGCCCTCGTAATAGGAGTATGCGTGTTCGGCGAACGCCTGAGCTTCGGAGCCTGTGTCGGAATAGTGCTTGTGGTAGGGTCTGTCACCATGCTTATAGCAGCCCGCCCCGCCGCACGCCTGGTAAAACAGTTTATCCACTCCCACCATTTCCATCTTCTCCACCACAACCATACCGCCGGATAA
- a CDS encoding diacylglycerol/lipid kinase family protein, which produces MEATNRRLLLIINPISGLGSKETFEPLVRKTLEPIGYEVKTVYTCARGDATRLARQAVKEGYYGVLAAGGDGTVNETARALCHTDTILGIIPCGSGNGLARHLGIPIDPASAVRIIAEGHVTESDFGAVNGRPFFCTFGVGFDAAVSSNFARQHRRGPLTYIRSTIAEYIKFHPQVYTVSANGHVLTEKAFLIAVCNASQYGNNAYIAPRASITDGELDITIIHAGNPLDTAMVGMDLFTGYINQNTLIHSFRAPAAVIYRQQTGPAHLDGEPLTIDDTMEIKCHPAGLRIFTPEQEVVFRPLITPIENAARDIACSVTRLFNRK; this is translated from the coding sequence ATGGAAGCAACCAATCGCCGCCTCCTGCTCATAATCAACCCGATATCCGGACTCGGAAGCAAAGAGACTTTCGAGCCTCTCGTGCGTAAGACTCTCGAGCCAATCGGCTATGAAGTAAAGACAGTATACACATGTGCGCGGGGCGACGCCACACGGCTCGCCCGTCAGGCTGTAAAAGAAGGATATTATGGAGTACTGGCCGCCGGCGGCGACGGTACGGTAAACGAAACCGCACGCGCCCTCTGCCATACCGACACGATACTCGGCATAATACCCTGCGGCTCGGGCAACGGTCTGGCTCGCCATCTTGGCATACCTATCGACCCGGCCTCTGCCGTGCGCATAATCGCCGAGGGCCATGTGACGGAGAGCGACTTCGGCGCTGTCAACGGGCGCCCGTTCTTCTGCACCTTCGGTGTAGGCTTCGATGCCGCAGTAAGCTCCAACTTCGCACGCCAGCACCGCCGCGGCCCCTTGACATATATAAGGAGCACGATAGCGGAATACATAAAGTTTCATCCACAGGTGTATACCGTAAGCGCCAACGGACATGTACTCACCGAGAAGGCATTCCTGATAGCCGTGTGCAACGCCTCCCAGTATGGCAACAACGCCTATATAGCCCCGCGCGCGTCGATTACCGACGGCGAACTCGACATAACCATCATACACGCCGGCAATCCGCTCGATACGGCGATGGTGGGCATGGATTTGTTTACCGGCTACATCAACCAGAACACCCTGATACATTCGTTCCGCGCACCGGCAGCCGTAATCTACCGTCAGCAGACGGGTCCGGCTCATCTCGACGGCGAACCGCTGACAATCGACGACACGATGGAAATAAAATGTCATCCCGCCGGATTGCGGATTTTCACACCCGAACAGGAGGTAGTGTTCCGTCCGCTGATTACACCGATAGAAAATGCCGCAAGAGACATTGCATGTTCTGTAACACGGCTTTTTAACAGAAAATAA
- a CDS encoding glycogen debranching enzyme N-terminal domain-containing protein, with amino-acid sequence MSYLKFDKNLMINLEQSLNKEMLRTNQAGAYHCSSIVGCNTRKQHGLLVIPIPELGNKNFVMLSSLDETVIQHGAPFNLGLHRYQGGVYSPNGHKYIREYDCETVPRTTYRVGGVILTKEAVFISQENRILIRYTLVDAHSDTTLQFRPFLAFREANDLVVQNNRLNQDFTEVDNGVGFCLYPGFPTLYMQFSQKAKWVSNPNWYNGIEYIKDLERGIPYTEDLWVPGYFEIPIKKGESIIFSAGTSEVKHRSLSKLYETEIAGRTRRTSFYNCLKNAAKQFYIKEGKEMYLTSGYPWGSIRARDTFMALPGCTLAIDHLDDYHAIMGTILKALNNYIDNEMLDERIHGIDLPDIPLWCIWAIQQYARYQGIEAARKEYLPEVARILDWIIAGGHPNLAVETNGLVGTTGTNTPVSWMNATSNGWPLIPRTGLLVEFNALWYNALMFASALAADVPGYEKRRDEWTTLADEAKPAFIDTFLNEHGYLYDYVNGTYADPSVRPNMAVAIGLDYSPLDRRQRKGVLDVVTRELLTPKGLRTLSPKSYGYRPFYVGSPQEREQAYHNGPARPWLIGAYADAYLKVYGHSGVGYIDRMLIGFEDEMSQNCIGSVSQMYDGNPPYSGHGAISQVSNVAEVLRTLRTLKKLNM; translated from the coding sequence ATGAGTTATCTTAAATTTGATAAAAACCTCATGATTAACTTGGAGCAGTCGCTCAATAAAGAGATGCTCCGTACGAATCAGGCCGGCGCTTATCACTGCTCATCGATTGTAGGGTGCAACACCCGCAAGCAGCATGGACTTCTGGTGATTCCGATTCCCGAGCTCGGCAACAAAAACTTTGTGATGCTGTCGTCGCTCGATGAAACGGTAATCCAGCACGGCGCACCATTCAATCTCGGACTCCACCGCTATCAGGGAGGTGTATACAGTCCAAACGGACACAAGTATATCCGCGAATACGACTGTGAGACAGTGCCCCGCACCACATACCGCGTAGGTGGTGTGATTCTTACCAAAGAAGCCGTATTTATCTCGCAGGAAAACCGTATACTCATCCGATACACTCTTGTCGACGCCCACTCCGACACCACGCTCCAGTTCCGCCCGTTCCTTGCATTCCGCGAAGCCAACGACCTGGTGGTACAGAACAACCGCCTCAACCAGGACTTCACCGAAGTGGACAACGGCGTAGGCTTCTGTCTGTATCCCGGATTTCCGACGCTGTACATGCAGTTCAGCCAGAAAGCCAAATGGGTCAGCAACCCCAACTGGTACAACGGCATCGAATACATCAAGGACCTTGAAAGAGGTATCCCCTACACCGAAGATCTCTGGGTGCCCGGATACTTCGAGATACCCATAAAGAAGGGCGAGTCGATTATCTTCTCGGCCGGAACAAGCGAGGTAAAACACCGTTCGCTCAGCAAACTGTACGAAACAGAAATAGCAGGCCGCACACGCCGCACATCGTTCTATAACTGCCTGAAGAACGCGGCCAAGCAGTTCTATATAAAGGAAGGCAAAGAGATGTACCTCACCTCGGGATATCCGTGGGGCTCAATACGCGCACGCGACACATTCATGGCGCTACCGGGCTGCACGCTTGCCATTGACCATCTCGACGATTACCATGCTATCATGGGCACTATCCTCAAGGCGCTCAACAACTATATCGACAACGAGATGCTCGACGAGCGTATCCATGGCATCGACCTTCCCGACATACCCCTGTGGTGCATATGGGCCATACAGCAGTATGCCCGCTACCAGGGTATCGAGGCCGCCAGAAAAGAGTATCTGCCCGAAGTGGCGCGCATACTCGACTGGATTATAGCCGGCGGACATCCCAACCTCGCCGTGGAGACCAACGGACTGGTTGGCACTACCGGCACCAACACTCCGGTATCGTGGATGAACGCCACCTCAAATGGCTGGCCGCTGATACCGCGCACCGGACTGCTTGTCGAGTTCAACGCATTATGGTACAACGCTCTGATGTTTGCCTCGGCGCTTGCCGCCGATGTGCCCGGCTACGAAAAACGCCGCGACGAATGGACTACCCTCGCCGACGAGGCAAAGCCCGCATTCATCGACACATTCCTCAACGAGCACGGCTACCTCTATGATTATGTCAACGGCACATACGCCGACCCGTCGGTACGCCCGAATATGGCTGTGGCCATCGGACTCGACTACTCCCCGCTCGACCGTCGCCAGCGCAAGGGTGTGCTCGACGTCGTGACCCGCGAGCTGCTGACGCCAAAGGGTCTGCGCACACTGTCGCCCAAGAGCTACGGTTACCGTCCGTTCTATGTAGGCTCGCCTCAGGAGCGCGAACAGGCCTACCACAACGGCCCAGCCCGCCCATGGCTCATAGGAGCCTATGCCGACGCCTATCTGAAGGTCTACGGCCACTCGGGTGTAGGATATATCGACCGCATGCTCATTGGCTTCGAGGACGAGATGAGCCAGAACTGCATCGGCTCCGTATCGCAGATGTACGACGGCAACCCGCCATACAGCGGCCACGGAGCGATATCACAGGTATCCAACGTAGCCGAAGTGCTCCGCACTCTCCGCACTCTCAAAAAGTTAAACATGTAA
- a CDS encoding glycosyltransferase yields the protein MKALMFGWEFPPHILGGLGTASYGLTKGMWECGDMDITFVIPKPWGDEDRSFAKIIGASQVPVGWRDVSREYVESRIGNVMDPDEYFRLRDHIYADFNYMRLNDLGCIEFSGRYPDNLLEEINNYSICAGVIARTEEFDVIHSHDWLTYPAGIHAKQVTGKPMVIHVHATDFDRSRGNVNPTVFNIERDGMLHADHIITVSNLTRATVIDKYGIDPAKVTTVHNAVTPLSEELLNVNPPRCKEKVVTFLGRITMQKGPEYFVEAAAKVLRNNPQVRFVMAGSGDMMDKMIDLAAARGIADRFHFPGFQKGKQVYEMLKASDVYIMPSVSEPFGISPLEAMQMGVPSIISKQSGCAEILTNVIKTDYWDIDAMADAINAIVSYPAMHDQLKEDGLAEVNQITWDKAGQKVINIYNQVLHR from the coding sequence ATGAAAGCATTAATGTTCGGGTGGGAATTCCCACCTCATATCCTCGGCGGTCTGGGCACTGCCAGCTATGGTCTCACCAAAGGCATGTGGGAGTGCGGTGACATGGATATCACCTTCGTCATCCCCAAACCCTGGGGCGACGAAGACCGCTCATTCGCCAAGATAATCGGAGCGTCGCAGGTGCCTGTAGGATGGCGCGACGTAAGCCGCGAATATGTAGAAAGCCGCATCGGCAATGTAATGGACCCCGACGAATACTTCCGTCTGCGCGACCATATCTATGCCGACTTCAACTATATGCGCCTCAACGACCTGGGCTGTATAGAATTTTCCGGACGCTATCCCGATAACCTTCTGGAGGAAATCAACAACTACTCGATATGCGCCGGTGTCATCGCCCGTACCGAGGAGTTTGACGTAATCCACTCCCACGACTGGCTCACATATCCCGCAGGCATACATGCCAAGCAGGTGACCGGCAAGCCGATGGTAATCCACGTACACGCCACCGACTTCGACCGCTCGCGCGGCAATGTGAACCCGACCGTGTTCAACATCGAGCGTGATGGTATGCTCCACGCCGACCACATAATCACGGTAAGTAATCTCACCCGCGCCACGGTAATCGACAAATACGGCATCGACCCGGCCAAGGTGACTACCGTACACAATGCCGTGACTCCACTGAGCGAGGAGCTGCTCAATGTGAATCCGCCGCGCTGCAAGGAGAAGGTAGTGACATTCCTGGGACGTATCACCATGCAGAAAGGTCCGGAATATTTCGTAGAGGCCGCCGCAAAAGTGCTGCGCAACAATCCGCAGGTGCGCTTTGTGATGGCCGGCAGCGGCGACATGATGGACAAGATGATTGACCTCGCCGCCGCACGAGGTATCGCCGACCGGTTCCACTTCCCCGGATTTCAGAAAGGAAAGCAGGTATACGAGATGCTGAAAGCCAGCGATGTCTACATTATGCCTTCGGTGTCCGAGCCGTTTGGAATATCGCCTCTCGAGGCCATGCAGATGGGCGTGCCGTCGATTATATCGAAACAGAGCGGATGCGCCGAAATCCTGACCAATGTGATAAAGACCGACTACTGGGACATCGATGCCATGGCCGACGCGATTAACGCTATCGTAAGCTATCCGGCCATGCACGACCAGCTCAAAGAGGACGGCCTCGCCGAGGTAAACCAGATTACATGGGACAAGGCAGGACAGAAAGTCATCAATATCTACAATCAGGTGCTCCACCGCTAA